A single Rattus norvegicus strain BN/NHsdMcwi chromosome 5, GRCr8, whole genome shotgun sequence DNA region contains:
- the LOC120103162 gene encoding interferon alpha-1-like, with product MAMVCAFLTILVVMSHWSTCCLGCNLPRTHNLTVLKQMSRQSPVSCLKDIQYFELPLEKVDAQQIQKSQAISVLETLTQQVLTLFESEESRAAWDETLRLSFCKYLYQQLKDLEACQNQQVGEQEVPLTQEPSWLAVREYFGRITMYLKQKKHSPCAWEVVRVEVRRALVYSDMFLAKLSEEKE from the coding sequence ATGGCTATGGTTTGTGCATTCCTCACGATTCTGGTAGTTATGAGCCACTGGTCAACCTGCTGTCTGGGATGTAACCTACCTCGCACTCATAACCTCACAGTCCTGAAACAAATGAGTCGACAGTCCCCTGTCTCCTGCCTGAAGGACATACAGTACTTTGAACTCCCTTTGGAGAAGGTTGATGCCCAGCAGATCCAGAAGTCTCAAGCCATCTCTGTCCTGGAAACTCTGACTCAGCAGGTCCTGACCCTCTTCGAATCAGAGGAGTCACGGGCTGCTTGGGATGAAACCCTCCGATTGTCATTCTGCAAATACCTCTACCAGCAGCTCAAAGATCTTGAAGCCTGTCAGAATCAGCAGGTTGGAGAGCAGGAAGTTCCCTTGACCCAGGAACCCTCCTGGCTGGCTGTGAGGGAATACTTCGGCAGGATCACCATGTAcctgaaacagaagaaacacagccCCTGTGCCTGGGAAGTGGTTAGAGTAGAGGTCCGGAGAGCCCTGGTTTATTCAGATATGTTCCTGGCAAAACTGAGTGAAGAGAAGGAATGA